In the Peromyscus maniculatus bairdii isolate BWxNUB_F1_BW_parent chromosome 20, HU_Pman_BW_mat_3.1, whole genome shotgun sequence genome, one interval contains:
- the Rnf19a gene encoding E3 ubiquitin-protein ligase RNF19A: MSILDMSLHRQMGSDRDLQSSASSVSLPSVKKAPKKRRISIGSLFRRKKDNRRKSRELNGGVDGIASIESIHSEMCTDKNSIFSTNTSSDNGLTSISKQIGDFIECPLCLLRHSKDRFPDIMTCHHRSCVDCLRQYLRIEISESRVNISCPECTERFNPHDIRLILSDDVLMEKYEEFMLRRWLVADPDCRWCPAPDCGYAVIAFGCASCPKLTCGREGCGTEFCYHCKQVWHPNQTCDAARQERAQSLRLRTIRSSSISYSQESGAAADDIKPCPRCAAYIIKMNDGSCNHMTCAVCGCEFCWLCMKEISDLHYLSPSGCTFWGKKPWSRKKKILWQLGTLVGAPVGIALIAGIAIPAMIIGIPVYVGRKIHNRYEGKDVSKHKRNLAIAGGVTLSVIVSPVVAAVTVGIGVPIMLAYVYGVVPISLCRSGGCGVSAGNGKGVRIEFDDENDINVGGANTAMDTTSVAEARHNPSIGEGSVGGLTGSLSASGSHMDRIGTIRDNLSETASTMALAGASITGSLSGSAMVSCFNRLEVQADVQKERHSLSGESGTVSLGTVSDSASTRAMAGSILNSYLPLDREGNSMEVQVDIESKPFKCSVEDSSGARSHPGAPAGALPEGKSGAAKWSKEATAGKKSKSGKLRKKGNMKINETREDMDAQLLEQQSTNSSEFEVPSLSDSMPSVADSHSSHFSEFSCSDLESMRTSCSHGSTDCHARFVTVNTLPEVENDRLENSPHQCSSSLLSKTASCSEGPQPNRMEEHGTGRGGVKPGGDLCFGDALKETNNNHPQQTVDLKVAIQTEI, translated from the exons ATGAGCATTTTAGACATGAGTTTACATCGGCAAATGGGTTCAGATAGAGATCTTCAGTCTTCTGCCTCATCTGTGAGCTTGCCTTCTGTCAAAAAGGCACCCAAAAAGAGAAGAATTTCAATAGGCTCGCTCTTTCGGAGGAAAAAGGACAACAGGCGTAAATCAAGGGAGCTCAATGGCGGGGTGGATGGAATTGCAAGTATTGAAAGTATACATTCTGAAATGTGTACGGATAAGAACTCCATTTTCTCTACAAATACCTCTTCTGACAATGGATTGACTTCCATCAGCAAACAAATTGGAGACTTCATAGAGTGTCCTTTGTGCCTATTGCGGCATTCTAAAGACAGATTTCCCGATATAATGACATGTCACCACAGATCTTGCGTGGATTGCTTACGACAGTACCTAAGGATAGAAATCTCTGAAAGTAGAGTTAATATCAGTTGTCCAGAATGTACTGAACGGTTTAATCCCCATGACATTCGCTTGATATTAAGTGATGATGTCTTAATGGAAAAATACGAAGAGTTTATGCTTCGACGATGGCTTGTTGCAGATCCTGACTGTAGGTGGTGTCCAGCTCCAGACTGTGG ATATGCCGTGATAGCGTTTGGATGTGCCAGCTGTCCCAAACTAACCTGTGGGCGAGAAGGCTGCGGGACAGAGTTCTGCTACCACTGTAAGCAGGTCTGGCACCCAAACCAGACCTGCGATGCTGCTCGGCAAGAGAGAGCCCAGAGCTTACGCTTAAGGACGATACGTTCTTCATCCATTAGTTACAGCCAGGAGTCTGGAGCAGCAG CTGATGATATAAAGCCGTGCCCACGATGTGCTGCTTACATAATAAAGATGAATGATGGGAGCTGCAATCATATGACATGTGCTGTCTGTGGTTGTGAGTTTTGTTGGTTGTGTATGAAAGAAATATCCGATTTACATTATCTAAG TCCATCAGGTTGTACTTTCTGGGGGAAGAAACCCTGGAGCCGGAAGAAGAAGATCCTGTGGCAGCTGGGGACCCTTGTGGGCGCTCCGGTCGGGATTGCGCTGATAGCCGGCATTGCCATCCCTGCCATGATCATTGGCATCCCTGTCTATGTGGGCCGCAAG ATTCATAATCGCTATGAAGGCAAAGATGTTTCAAAACACAAGCGGAATCTGGCCATAGCAGGTGGTGTAACGCTGTCAGTAATTGTATCTCCGGTGGTAGCTGCAGTGACTGTAG GCATTGGTGTTCCCATTATGTTAGCCTATGTTTATGGCGTTGTTCCCATTTCCCTCTGCCGAAGTGGGGGTTGTGGAGTCTCAGCAGGCAATGGGAAAGGAGTGAGGATTGAGTTTGATGATGAGAACGACATAAATGTTGGTGGAGCTAACACGGCGATGG ATACAACATCAGTAGCAGAAGCAAGGCACAACCCCAGCATAGGAGAAGGGAGTGTTGGTGGTCTGACTGGCAGTTTGAGTGCAAGCGGAAGCCACATGGATCGAATTGGCACCATCAGAGACAACCTGAGTGAGACAGCCAGCACCATGGCACTAGCTGGGGCTAGCATAACAGGAAGTCTGTCGGGAAGTGCCATGGTCAGTTGTTTCAACAG GTTGGAGGTGCAAGCAGATGTCCAGAAGGAGCGGCACAGTCTAAGTGGGGAGTCCGGCACCGTGAGCCTGGGGACAGTGAGTGACAGCGCCAGTACCAGAGCAATGGCGGGCTCCATCCTCAACTCCTACCTCCCTCTGGACAG AGAAGGGAACAGCATGGAAGTGCAAGTGGACATCGAGTCAAAGCCGTTCAAGTGCAGTGTGGAGGACAGCAGTGGTGCCCGGAGCCACCCCGGAGCGCCAGCCGGTGCACTGCCTGAAGGGAAGTCTGGTGCCGCCAAGTGGTCCAAAGAAGCTACCGCAGGGAAAAAATCAAAAAGTGGTAAATTGAGGAAAAAGGGGAACATGAAGATCAACGAGACCAGAGAGGACATGGATGCGCAGTTACTGGAACAGCAGAGCACGAACTCCAGTGAATTTGAGGTGCCGTCCCTCAGTGACAGTATGCCATCTGTAGCCGACTCCCACTCTAGTCATTTTTCTGAATTTAGCTGTTCAGACTTGGAAAGCATGAGAACGTCGTGTAGTCACGGTTCCACGGATTGTCACGCCCGCTTTGTGACTGTGAACACCCTTCCTGAGGTGGAAAATGACCGTCTGGAGAATTCACCCCATCAGTGCAGCAGTTCTCTGCTTTCCAAAACTGCTTCCTGTTCAGAAGGCCCGCAGCCGAATCGTATGGAAGAGCACGGCACCGGCAGAGGCGGGGTGAAGCCTGGTGGGGATCTGTGCTTTGGCGATGCCctgaaagaaacaaataacaacCACCCACAGCAGACAGTGGACCTGAAAGTGGCCATTCAGACTGAAATTTAG